In Vulpes lagopus strain Blue_001 chromosome 1, ASM1834538v1, whole genome shotgun sequence, a genomic segment contains:
- the LOC121484620 gene encoding E3 ubiquitin-protein ligase RNF113A-like: MAEQLSPGKTTDQVCTFLLKKPGGRKGAAGRRKRGGRDREPGDSGSGSGSGSDEGSAVVRPDKQRATGDPMIQTTRGRGTQTAACGHLSSGEEGGEESEAPSLGVAYKCTRSAAPVGPGAMGATAVYELDTEKERDAQATFERSQRTQEELRGKEDDKIYRGINNYQEHVKPKDRCLGSASSGGVRKGPIRAPEHLCATVRWDYQPDTCKDFKETGFCGFGDSCKFLHDRSDHKHGWQIERELEEGRYGVCGDENYQVGSDDEEIPLRCFICRQTFQNPVVTRCRHYFCESCALRHFRTTPRCYVCDQQTNGVFNPARELIAKLEKHRAAEEDRDASDFPEDLDEGPIPVT; this comes from the coding sequence ATGGCAGAGCAACTTTCTCCCGGAAAGACCACAGACCAGGTGTGCACCTTCCTCTTGAAAAAGCCGGGGGGACGAAAAGGGGCTGCAGGCCGCAGAAAGCGCGGGGGCCGCGACCGGGAGCCTGGAgacagcggcagcggcagcggcagcggcagcgacGAGGGCAGCGCTGTGGTTCGCCCCGACAAGCAGCGGGCGACGGGCGATCCCATGATACAGACGACTCGGGGCCGTGGGACGCAGACGGCGGCTTGCGGCCACTTGAGCagcggggaggagggcggggaggagtCCGAGGCCCCGAGTCTTGGCGTGGCGTACAAGTGCACCCGCTCGGCAGCCCCCGTGGGACCAGGGGCCATGGGGGCGACCGCTGTCTACGAGCTGGACACCGAGAAGGAGCGCGACGCACAAGCCACCTTCGAGCGCAGCCAGAGGACCCAGGAGGAGCTGAGGGGCAAGGAAGATGACAAGATCTATCGGGGAATCAATAATTATCAGGAACACGTGAAGCCCAAGGATAGGTGTCTGGGCAGTGCATCCTCCGGGGGGGTGAGGAAGGGCCCCATCCGGGCGCCCGAGCATCTGTGTGCCACCGTGCGCTGGGATTACCAGCCCGACACTTGCAAGGACTTCAAGGAGACTGGCTTCTGCGGCTTCGGAGACAGCTGCAAGTTCCTCCATGACCGTTCAGATCACAAGCACGGGTGGCAGATCGAACGTGAGCTTGAGGAGGGTCGCTATGGTGTCTGTGGGGACGAAAACTATCAGGTGGGAAGCGATGATGAGGAAATACCACTCAGGTGTTTCATCTGTCGCCAGACCTTCCAGAACCCGGTTGTGACCAGGTGCAGGCATTATTTCTGCGAGAGCTGTGCACTGCGGCATTTCCGCACCACCCCTCGCTGCTATGTCTGTGACCAGCAGACCAACGGCGTCTTCAATCCAGCCAGAGAACTGATTGCAAAATTGGAGAAGCATCGAGCTGCGGAAGAGGATCGTGATGCTTCTGATTTCCCAGAAGACCTCGATGAAGGTCCGATCCCCGTCACTTAA